Proteins from one Microbacterium faecale genomic window:
- a CDS encoding family 20 glycosylhydrolase codes for MSPPLVPAPASAVVRDAPAPDLSAGIRIEADPAFAAEGERLVVALGRGSAPVTIRRGDHPEEGYALRVAEDGVVIEAATAAGVFYAGRTLIQLAEAAAPTAVEIRDEPRFAYRGIMLDVARHFHPVETVFAVIDRASDLKLNTLHLHLTDDQGWRLALSTRPELAQLASGTSVDGDPGGFYTADDYARIIAYAAHRHMAVVPEIDVPGHTHAVGLAYPELVADPVIGDEVREVTAESGGALPVAGEPYTAIGVGFSSLRADAPGVDAFLADVFHELAALTPGPYLHLGGDEALGTSADDYRSLVDRAARAVAATGKTPIAWHEAGAAPLPRGTIGQYWGFLTPTDGHDDRARAFVANGGRIILSPADAIYLDMKDAPDAPLGLTWANGPTNVERSYRWDPAGVITGIDEADILGVEAALWTETLRTRADVERLLLPRLASAAEAAWSPPYGSMPARTWESFRERVAGRGSAWERDAPGFGRSPEIPWA; via the coding sequence ATGAGCCCTCCCCTCGTACCCGCGCCCGCCTCGGCCGTCGTGCGAGACGCCCCCGCGCCCGACCTGTCCGCAGGGATCCGTATCGAGGCCGACCCGGCGTTCGCCGCGGAAGGCGAACGCCTCGTCGTCGCGCTCGGCCGCGGATCCGCGCCGGTCACGATCCGGCGCGGCGACCACCCCGAGGAGGGATACGCGCTGCGCGTCGCGGAAGACGGCGTCGTGATCGAGGCAGCCACCGCAGCCGGGGTCTTCTACGCCGGCCGCACGCTGATCCAGCTCGCCGAGGCGGCCGCGCCGACCGCGGTCGAGATCCGCGACGAGCCGCGCTTCGCGTACCGCGGGATCATGCTGGACGTCGCTCGGCACTTCCATCCCGTCGAGACCGTGTTCGCCGTCATCGACCGCGCCAGCGACCTGAAGCTCAATACGCTGCATCTCCACCTCACCGACGATCAGGGGTGGCGCCTCGCTCTCAGCACGCGCCCCGAACTCGCGCAGCTCGCCTCCGGCACGTCGGTTGACGGGGATCCAGGCGGTTTCTACACGGCCGACGACTACGCACGGATCATCGCGTACGCCGCCCATCGGCACATGGCCGTCGTACCGGAGATCGACGTGCCGGGTCACACCCACGCCGTCGGCCTCGCGTATCCGGAGCTCGTCGCGGACCCGGTGATCGGCGACGAGGTACGCGAGGTGACGGCGGAGTCCGGCGGAGCGCTGCCCGTCGCCGGCGAGCCGTACACGGCGATCGGCGTGGGCTTCTCCTCGCTGCGCGCCGATGCGCCGGGCGTCGATGCCTTCCTCGCCGACGTCTTCCACGAGCTGGCCGCGCTCACGCCCGGGCCCTACCTGCACCTCGGCGGCGACGAGGCGCTCGGCACCTCCGCCGACGACTATCGCTCTCTCGTCGACCGCGCCGCCCGGGCCGTCGCCGCGACCGGCAAGACGCCGATCGCGTGGCACGAGGCAGGTGCGGCGCCGCTGCCGCGAGGGACGATCGGCCAGTACTGGGGGTTCCTCACGCCGACCGACGGGCACGACGACAGGGCGCGCGCATTCGTCGCGAACGGCGGCCGGATCATCCTCTCCCCCGCGGACGCCATCTACCTCGACATGAAGGACGCCCCCGACGCCCCGCTCGGACTGACCTGGGCGAACGGCCCGACGAATGTCGAGCGCTCCTACCGGTGGGACCCGGCCGGCGTCATCACCGGCATCGATGAGGCCGACATCCTCGGCGTCGAGGCGGCGCTGTGGACCGAGACCCTCCGCACCCGCGCCGACGTCGAGCGGCTCCTGCTGCCCCGGCTCGCCAGCGCGGCGGAGGCCGCGTGGTCGCCCCCGTACGGATCCATGCCGGCACGCACGTGGGAGTCGTTCCGCGAGCGGGTCGCGGGCCGCGGATCCGCCTGGGAGCGTGACGCACCCGGCTTCGGCCGGTCCCCCGAGATCCCGTGGGCGTGA
- a CDS encoding ABC transporter ATP-binding protein: MSSVTLENVFVRFRGGAVGLDAVDLAVADGEFLALVGPSGSGKTTLLRSIAGFMAPTSGRVLIGDRVVAEGARVDPPEARGLGMVFQQHAVWPHWNAGRNVEYPLRRAGVPRAERRRRVAETLELVGLAGYEDRNPATLSGGQRQRIALARALVSRPRVLLLDEALSALDEPLRDRLRLELRTLTRQLGLTVIHVTHDRAEALALADRVAVLEAGRVRQIDTPARLLEDPVDAFVARFLSDATLLDGAVTAGRFRATDHALEAACDGAPDGPAQAAIVPDAVRVRHDIAGDARVRSALFAPTGSDLIVEWRGVPMRARSAERFQVGDTVAVSIDAARVFPVGRRAAVVA; the protein is encoded by the coding sequence ATGTCATCCGTCACCCTCGAGAACGTCTTCGTCCGGTTCCGCGGCGGCGCCGTCGGCCTCGACGCCGTGGACCTCGCCGTTGCGGACGGTGAGTTCCTTGCGCTCGTCGGTCCCTCCGGATCCGGAAAGACGACCCTGCTGCGCAGCATCGCGGGGTTCATGGCGCCGACCAGCGGCCGCGTGCTCATCGGCGATCGCGTCGTCGCCGAGGGGGCGCGCGTCGACCCACCTGAGGCGCGGGGTTTGGGCATGGTCTTCCAGCAGCACGCCGTGTGGCCGCACTGGAACGCGGGCCGCAACGTCGAGTATCCGCTGCGTCGCGCCGGCGTCCCGCGCGCGGAGCGGCGCCGTCGTGTCGCCGAGACGCTCGAACTCGTCGGGCTGGCGGGCTACGAAGATCGCAACCCCGCGACGCTGTCGGGCGGCCAGCGACAGCGGATCGCCCTCGCGCGCGCCCTCGTGTCGCGTCCGCGTGTGCTGCTGCTCGACGAAGCGCTGTCGGCGCTCGACGAGCCGTTGCGCGACCGGCTCCGCCTCGAGCTGCGTACGCTCACTCGCCAGCTGGGGCTCACCGTGATCCATGTCACCCACGACCGCGCGGAGGCGCTCGCGCTCGCCGACCGCGTCGCCGTGCTCGAGGCGGGGCGCGTGCGCCAGATCGACACCCCGGCGCGGCTGCTCGAGGATCCCGTCGACGCGTTCGTCGCCCGGTTCCTCTCGGACGCGACGCTCCTCGACGGGGCCGTCACGGCGGGACGCTTCCGGGCGACGGACCATGCGCTCGAAGCCGCGTGCGACGGCGCGCCCGATGGTCCGGCTCAGGCGGCCATCGTTCCCGACGCGGTACGCGTGAGGCACGACATCGCCGGAGACGCGCGCGTGCGCTCGGCGCTTTTCGCGCCCACCGGCAGCGACCTGATCGTCGAGTGGCGGGGCGTGCCGATGCGGGCGCGATCCGCGGAGCGCTTCCAGGTGGGCGACACCGTGGCGGTGTCCATCGACGCCGCGCGCGTGTTCCCGGTGGGCCGTCGCGCGGCGGTGGTCGCGTGA
- a CDS encoding ABC transporter substrate-binding protein, whose translation MHTSRTTLALAALGAAAVTLAGCAGTSGDTESASSDAASETTTLTVYTSEPQEKIDEIVAAFGEDHPNVDVEVFRAGTGDLTTRVATERTAGEIQADVFLAADAATFEDYAAEGLLVEYTPADADALLTDVVDPEGYYVGTRIIPTVIAYNTSVIDAPPESWQELADPAYADQLVMPNPDVSGAAAYNAAVWSTTPELGDEWLAALAENNPVIADSNGPTSQAIATGAQPVGVVVDYLVRELAAQGSPIDVSYPSEGVPYVSQPAGIFADTDNEEAAKAFVDFLVSERGQQLAVEQSYLPVRSDVGTPEGAPTMDEIAILSPDLETVQNAQDAAVETFRDLFL comes from the coding sequence ATGCACACCTCCCGCACCACCCTCGCGCTCGCCGCCCTCGGCGCCGCTGCCGTCACACTCGCTGGATGCGCCGGCACGAGCGGAGACACCGAATCCGCCTCGTCCGACGCGGCGAGCGAGACGACGACCCTCACCGTCTACACGTCCGAGCCGCAGGAGAAGATCGACGAGATCGTTGCGGCGTTCGGCGAGGACCACCCGAACGTCGACGTGGAGGTCTTCCGCGCCGGCACCGGCGACCTCACCACACGCGTCGCCACCGAGCGCACCGCCGGCGAGATCCAGGCCGACGTCTTCCTCGCCGCCGACGCCGCGACGTTCGAGGACTACGCCGCTGAGGGGCTCCTTGTCGAGTACACGCCCGCAGACGCGGACGCGCTCCTGACCGATGTCGTCGACCCCGAGGGCTACTACGTCGGCACCCGCATCATTCCCACCGTCATCGCCTACAACACGAGCGTCATCGACGCGCCCCCGGAGTCGTGGCAGGAGCTCGCGGATCCGGCGTACGCCGACCAGCTCGTCATGCCGAACCCGGACGTGTCGGGTGCGGCCGCGTACAACGCCGCCGTCTGGAGCACCACGCCGGAGCTCGGCGACGAGTGGCTCGCCGCGCTCGCTGAGAACAACCCCGTGATCGCCGACAGCAACGGCCCCACGTCGCAGGCGATCGCGACCGGTGCTCAGCCGGTGGGTGTGGTCGTGGACTACCTCGTGCGCGAGCTCGCGGCGCAGGGGTCGCCGATCGACGTGTCGTACCCGAGCGAGGGCGTGCCGTACGTCTCGCAGCCGGCGGGGATCTTCGCCGACACCGATAACGAAGAGGCGGCCAAGGCCTTCGTGGACTTCCTCGTCAGTGAGCGCGGTCAGCAGCTCGCCGTCGAGCAGTCGTACCTGCCGGTGCGCTCTGACGTGGGCACCCCCGAGGGCGCGCCGACGATGGATGAGATCGCGATCCTGTCGCCCGACCTCGAGACGGTGCAGAACGCGCAGGACGCCGCGGTCGAGACGTTCCGCGACCTGTTCCTCTGA
- a CDS encoding histidine phosphatase family protein, whose protein sequence is MTLALVRHGRTAWNHQRRMQGRSDIPLDDHGRAQADAAGRALAVAVWDGVVSSPFARARQTAAIVAAHLPNLSHDVDARLGERDYGEAEGLAVAEAYERWPSHDFPGSEPIEEVARRGAEAIRDLADEGRNAVVVAHGTLLRLAIGELTGTECPRILNGETLLLDRIGDGFRARRLA, encoded by the coding sequence GTGACTCTCGCGCTCGTGCGTCACGGCCGCACCGCATGGAATCATCAGCGACGGATGCAGGGTCGCAGCGACATCCCTCTCGACGATCACGGTCGCGCACAGGCGGACGCCGCCGGACGTGCCCTTGCGGTGGCCGTGTGGGACGGGGTCGTCAGCTCACCGTTCGCGCGCGCACGGCAGACCGCGGCGATCGTCGCCGCTCATCTTCCGAATCTGAGCCACGACGTCGACGCGCGACTTGGCGAGCGCGATTACGGAGAGGCGGAGGGGCTCGCTGTCGCGGAGGCGTACGAGCGCTGGCCGAGCCACGATTTCCCGGGCTCCGAACCGATCGAGGAGGTCGCGCGGCGCGGCGCGGAGGCGATTCGCGACCTCGCGGACGAGGGGCGCAACGCGGTTGTCGTCGCGCACGGCACGCTGCTGCGCCTCGCGATCGGCGAGTTGACGGGCACCGAGTGCCCCCGGATTCTCAACGGCGAGACGCTGCTGCTCGATCGCATCGGCGACGGCTTCCGCGCCCGCCGTCTCGCCTGA
- a CDS encoding ABC transporter permease → MTTLAPRTADPASNRVRGARRRVDGVGALTGVLWAACAVFVALPIAALIVLAGDGRRIHTLLQGDVLEAALNSVVSATASAFFAVVLGTTFALLLDRTDLPGRGGLRLLALTPLLMPPFVGAIAWLGIAGPTSPVNLWWREAFGAPLWSIYGADGVILLLTVHSYPIVMLVVSAALRRIPSDLEHAARISGAGPLRTVVAVTLPLLRPALLSSFILVAVGNLADFGIPSIIGLPERYVTLATLVYRYLQSGTVEDPLGIVATIGVVVLLVALAGLVVDAVVGRGGHELDTSAVVVERISLGRARTSLGAAMWILVLLITVLPLVALLTQTLLRAPGVPLAWENLTLDHLITALGSQTALTGAANSLMLAGLAAVVCGVLGLGIGVVTARTTGRARRGLAATATLPQAIPGIVIAVAWLILAPRLGLFNTPWLILAAYITSFLALVVQSVAAPLSATPSSAEEAARVAGASRLRALIDISCRMALPAALSGAVLVAVTAVRELTLSVLLLSPGSQTLGVAIFNFQQAGAFSTASAWSLIVAVVGIGFIGLATRRQA, encoded by the coding sequence ATGACGACCCTCGCGCCGCGCACCGCGGATCCGGCCTCGAACCGGGTCCGCGGTGCGCGGCGGCGCGTCGACGGCGTCGGCGCCCTCACCGGGGTGCTGTGGGCGGCATGCGCCGTCTTCGTCGCGCTTCCCATCGCCGCCCTCATCGTCCTCGCGGGCGACGGCCGGCGGATCCACACCCTCCTGCAGGGCGACGTTCTCGAGGCGGCGCTCAACAGCGTCGTCTCCGCCACGGCATCCGCGTTCTTCGCCGTCGTGCTCGGCACGACGTTCGCGCTGCTCCTCGACCGCACTGACCTGCCCGGCCGCGGCGGGCTCCGGCTGCTCGCACTCACTCCGCTGCTGATGCCGCCATTCGTCGGCGCGATCGCGTGGCTCGGGATCGCGGGGCCGACGAGCCCGGTCAACCTCTGGTGGCGCGAAGCGTTCGGCGCGCCGCTGTGGTCGATCTATGGTGCCGACGGCGTGATCCTGCTGCTCACCGTCCACAGCTACCCGATCGTCATGCTTGTCGTCTCGGCGGCGCTCCGGCGCATTCCTTCGGATCTCGAGCACGCGGCGCGCATCAGCGGGGCCGGTCCACTGCGCACCGTCGTCGCGGTGACACTGCCGCTGCTGCGCCCGGCGCTGCTGTCGTCGTTCATCCTCGTGGCGGTCGGCAACCTCGCCGACTTCGGCATCCCGTCGATCATCGGGCTTCCCGAGCGGTACGTGACGCTCGCCACGCTCGTCTACCGATATCTGCAATCCGGCACGGTCGAGGATCCGCTCGGGATCGTCGCGACGATCGGCGTCGTCGTGCTGTTGGTTGCGCTCGCCGGACTCGTCGTCGACGCGGTCGTCGGCCGCGGCGGGCATGAACTCGACACGTCGGCCGTGGTGGTCGAACGGATCTCGTTGGGTCGCGCGCGAACCTCCCTGGGCGCCGCGATGTGGATCCTCGTCTTGCTGATCACCGTACTGCCGCTCGTCGCGCTGCTGACACAGACGCTGCTGCGCGCACCGGGCGTCCCGCTCGCGTGGGAGAACCTCACGCTCGACCACCTCATCACGGCGCTGGGATCGCAGACGGCGCTCACCGGCGCCGCGAACTCGCTCATGCTCGCCGGCCTCGCGGCTGTCGTGTGCGGCGTGCTCGGGCTTGGGATCGGCGTCGTCACCGCGCGGACGACGGGGCGCGCGCGGCGCGGCCTCGCGGCGACGGCGACGCTGCCGCAGGCGATTCCCGGCATCGTCATCGCGGTCGCGTGGCTGATCCTCGCGCCGCGACTCGGGCTGTTCAATACCCCCTGGCTGATTCTCGCCGCCTACATCACCTCGTTCCTCGCGCTCGTCGTGCAGTCGGTCGCCGCCCCGCTTTCGGCGACCCCGTCGAGCGCCGAGGAGGCCGCGCGGGTCGCGGGGGCGAGCCGGCTCCGCGCGCTCATCGACATCTCGTGCCGCATGGCGCTTCCCGCGGCGCTGTCGGGTGCGGTGCTCGTGGCCGTGACCGCGGTGCGCGAACTGACGCTCTCGGTTCTGCTGCTGTCGCCGGGCAGCCAGACGCTCGGCGTCGCCATCTTCAACTTCCAGCAGGCGGGGGCGTTCAGCACCGCGTCCGCCTGGTCGCTCATCGTCGCGGTCGTCGGCATCGGCTTCATCGGGCTCGCGACCCGCCGACAGGCCTGA